A window from Enterocloster bolteae encodes these proteins:
- a CDS encoding class I adenylate-forming enzyme family protein, whose amino-acid sequence MINGTTLWNRSYTADMIEKTFSGKTYLTYPNLPANLYDALSLSAARHPDKTAVVDDSGAAYTYTELRDMADHFSSYLYYISDIKPGTKTGIMMFNSVEFCVTFLALTKLGAVVIPLPSKYSRNEVLSLTAKADLQYILCDEKFYDWFVPLETSGVHLMKPGRSQDGFGFSHLCASYLSPVPSLGREEDDALIMFTSGTTSQSKGVIIKNYSIMHAIVSYQRIFQITDRDTTLIPIPIYLVTGLVALLGLTLYAGGTVYLHKFFDAKRVLRDVNDKEITFLHAAPAVFSLLLREKDSFPSLPSLRLLACGSSNMSKEKLTEIHRWLPCAVFHTVYGLTETCSPATIFPGDASTSSYIGSSGLPIPGTCFCILDDSGSQMQTGQVGEIAVRGTVLLDRYYQKGTGELDEDGWLRTGDLGYFNGEGYLFIVDRKKDMINRGGEKIWSFDVENELYRLDGIDEAAVVGIPHDIYGEVPVAAVKLSPESILTEQQIQDLLKCRIAKYMIPSRILFLNELPLTPNNKVNKSAIRKLFMQPEQ is encoded by the coding sequence ATGATTAACGGAACAACTCTTTGGAATCGCTCTTATACTGCAGATATGATAGAAAAGACCTTTTCCGGTAAGACTTATTTGACCTATCCCAATCTTCCTGCCAATTTATACGACGCCTTATCCTTATCTGCCGCACGCCATCCGGACAAGACAGCAGTTGTGGATGACAGCGGCGCCGCTTATACCTATACAGAACTAAGGGACATGGCCGACCATTTTTCTTCTTACCTATATTACATATCGGATATCAAGCCGGGAACCAAGACAGGCATCATGATGTTCAACAGTGTTGAATTCTGCGTGACCTTCCTGGCTCTTACAAAACTGGGAGCCGTGGTAATACCGCTCCCCAGCAAATACAGCCGGAACGAAGTGCTTTCACTGACAGCAAAGGCCGATCTCCAGTACATCCTGTGTGATGAAAAGTTTTATGACTGGTTCGTACCGCTGGAAACCTCCGGCGTCCATCTGATGAAGCCCGGACGGAGTCAGGACGGATTTGGTTTTTCCCACCTGTGCGCCTCCTATCTCAGCCCCGTTCCCTCCCTTGGCAGGGAGGAGGATGACGCGCTCATCATGTTTACATCCGGCACCACCTCCCAGAGCAAGGGAGTCATTATCAAGAATTACAGCATCATGCACGCCATTGTCTCCTACCAGAGAATTTTCCAGATAACGGACCGGGACACCACCCTTATTCCCATTCCCATATACCTGGTAACCGGGCTGGTGGCGCTTCTGGGGCTGACCCTGTATGCAGGCGGAACCGTTTACCTGCACAAGTTCTTTGATGCCAAACGGGTTCTCAGGGATGTAAACGACAAGGAAATCACATTTCTCCACGCCGCACCGGCCGTATTTTCCCTGCTGCTGAGGGAAAAGGACAGTTTTCCTTCCCTGCCCAGTCTGAGGCTTCTGGCCTGCGGAAGCAGCAACATGTCAAAGGAAAAGCTGACAGAAATCCACCGCTGGCTGCCCTGCGCCGTATTTCACACTGTATACGGGCTGACCGAGACATGTTCGCCTGCCACCATCTTTCCGGGCGATGCTTCCACCAGCAGTTACATTGGTTCCTCGGGCCTTCCCATTCCCGGCACCTGCTTTTGTATACTGGATGACTCAGGTTCACAGATGCAGACAGGCCAGGTAGGGGAAATCGCAGTCAGGGGGACGGTTCTCCTGGACCGGTATTATCAAAAGGGAACCGGGGAGCTGGACGAAGACGGCTGGCTCCGTACCGGAGATCTGGGATATTTTAACGGGGAGGGGTATCTGTTTATCGTGGACCGGAAAAAGGACATGATAAACCGGGGCGGAGAAAAAATATGGAGCTTTGATGTTGAAAATGAGCTGTACAGGCTGGACGGGATTGATGAGGCGGCTGTGGTGGGGATTCCCCACGATATATACGGCGAAGTGCCTGTGGCTGCGGTGAAGCTGTCTCCTGAAAGCATTCTGACGGAACAGCAGATACAGGATTTGCTGAAATGCAGGATTGCCAAATACATGATCCCTTCCCGCATCCTTTTCCTGAACGAGCTCCCTCTCACGCCCAATAACAAAGTAAATAAATCAGCCATACGGAAACTTTTCATGCAGCCAGAACAGTAA
- a CDS encoding acyl CoA:acetate/3-ketoacid CoA transferase, translated as MRKPVFITGEEAAAMIADNATVATIGMTLVSAAETILKAIEQRFLETGSPRGLTLVHSCGQSDRDRGIQHFAHETMLSRIIGGHWGLQPRMMQLIADNKILAYCIPQGQFAQLYRSMAGGEPGKITKVGLGTFIDPRIDGGKMNEITMSAPDINEVVTIGGEEYMRYKPIPLDYCIIRGTYVDEYGNLTTDEEAMQLEVFSAVMACKKFGGKVLAQAKYKVRAGSLHCKRVIVPGVFIDAVVICPNPEEDHRQTHSFYMDPAYCGDTKAPVSSDDVLPISLRKVIGRRALMELAPDDVLNVGTGIPNDVVGPIITEEGMSEDVTITVESGIYGGIPMGGIDFGIARNQFALVRHDDQFDYYNGPGVDVTYMGAGEVDAEGNVNATRLGPKPTGAGGFIDITTNAKHVVFCSSFTAKGLDCSFEGGRLHINQEGSLIKFVSRIKQVSYNGRIAREKGQKMHYVTERAVFELRPEGLTLTEIAPGIDIQTQVLDLMEFTPLISPDLKEMDTAIFMEGAPFGLRKYIFSN; from the coding sequence ATGAGAAAACCAGTTTTTATCACCGGCGAAGAAGCCGCTGCCATGATTGCCGACAACGCAACCGTGGCAACCATCGGCATGACCCTGGTGTCGGCAGCCGAAACCATTCTCAAAGCCATTGAACAGCGCTTTTTAGAGACAGGAAGTCCCAGAGGGCTGACTCTGGTCCATTCCTGCGGGCAGAGCGACCGAGACCGGGGTATCCAGCATTTTGCCCATGAGACCATGCTCTCCAGAATCATCGGGGGCCACTGGGGACTGCAGCCCAGAATGATGCAGCTGATTGCCGACAACAAGATTCTGGCCTACTGCATTCCCCAGGGCCAGTTTGCCCAGTTATACCGCAGCATGGCCGGAGGCGAGCCCGGAAAAATCACCAAGGTGGGCCTGGGCACCTTCATCGACCCCAGGATTGACGGAGGCAAAATGAACGAAATCACCATGAGCGCTCCCGATATCAATGAGGTGGTTACCATCGGCGGCGAGGAATATATGCGCTATAAACCCATCCCTCTGGATTACTGCATCATCCGGGGAACCTATGTGGATGAATACGGCAATCTGACCACAGACGAGGAGGCCATGCAGCTGGAAGTGTTCTCCGCCGTCATGGCATGCAAAAAATTCGGCGGAAAGGTGCTGGCCCAGGCAAAGTATAAAGTCAGGGCCGGTTCCCTCCACTGCAAACGCGTGATTGTGCCAGGGGTATTCATTGATGCGGTTGTCATCTGTCCCAATCCCGAAGAGGACCACAGGCAGACCCACAGTTTCTATATGGACCCTGCCTACTGCGGAGATACCAAGGCGCCTGTATCATCCGACGACGTCCTCCCCATCTCGCTGCGCAAGGTTATCGGGCGCAGGGCATTGATGGAGCTGGCGCCCGATGATGTGCTGAATGTGGGAACCGGGATTCCCAATGATGTCGTCGGCCCCATTATCACAGAGGAGGGGATGTCGGAGGATGTGACCATAACCGTGGAATCCGGTATCTACGGTGGCATTCCCATGGGCGGTATCGACTTTGGAATTGCCAGGAACCAGTTTGCCCTGGTACGGCACGACGACCAGTTTGACTATTATAACGGACCCGGTGTGGATGTCACCTACATGGGTGCAGGCGAGGTGGACGCCGAGGGAAATGTCAATGCCACCCGTTTAGGGCCAAAGCCCACGGGAGCAGGCGGTTTTATTGATATTACCACCAATGCCAAGCACGTGGTCTTCTGCTCCTCTTTTACCGCCAAAGGACTGGACTGCTCCTTTGAAGGAGGAAGGCTTCATATCAACCAGGAGGGCTCTTTAATTAAATTTGTCAGCCGGATTAAACAGGTTTCCTATAACGGCAGAATCGCCAGAGAAAAGGGCCAGAAAATGCACTATGTAACGGAACGGGCCGTATTTGAGCTTCGTCCGGAGGGACTGACCCTGACCGAAATCGCCCCCGGAATTGATATCCAGACCCAGGTCCTGGACCTGATGGAATTCACTCCCCTGATCAGCCCTGATCTGAAGGAGATGGATACAGCCATTTTCATGGAGGGTGCTCCCTTCGGACTTAGAAAGTATATATTTTCTAATTAA
- the fabG gene encoding 3-oxoacyl-ACP reductase FabG: MRLENKTAIVTGAGRGLGKGIALKLAAEGAKVIVADMSMETASATAEEINASSGTAKAFAVNIAKQDEVKAMMDFTVESFGTLDVIVNNAGINRDAMLHKMTVEQWDQVIAVNLTGTFYCVQYAAQIMREKGSGAIINISSASWLGNIGQANYAASKAGVVGLTKTACRELARKGVTCNAICPGFIDTDMTRGVPEKVWDTMISKIPMGRAGSPADVANMVAFLASDEANYITGEVINVGGGMIL, translated from the coding sequence ATGAGACTCGAAAACAAAACCGCAATTGTAACAGGTGCCGGCCGCGGCCTCGGCAAAGGGATTGCCTTAAAACTGGCAGCAGAAGGCGCCAAGGTCATCGTAGCCGACATGTCAATGGAAACAGCCTCTGCAACTGCTGAGGAAATCAACGCTTCCAGCGGCACAGCCAAGGCCTTTGCCGTCAATATCGCCAAGCAGGACGAGGTAAAGGCAATGATGGACTTTACCGTGGAGTCTTTCGGCACATTGGATGTTATTGTCAACAACGCCGGAATCAACCGCGACGCCATGCTGCACAAGATGACTGTGGAGCAGTGGGATCAGGTCATTGCGGTTAACCTGACCGGCACATTCTACTGCGTCCAGTATGCTGCCCAGATTATGAGGGAAAAGGGAAGCGGCGCCATCATCAACATCTCCTCCGCCAGCTGGCTGGGGAATATCGGACAGGCCAATTATGCCGCCTCCAAAGCCGGCGTGGTGGGCCTCACCAAGACAGCATGCCGCGAGCTGGCAAGAAAGGGCGTCACCTGCAATGCCATCTGCCCCGGTTTTATCGACACGGACATGACCCGCGGCGTACCTGAAAAGGTATGGGATACCATGATAAGCAAGATACCTATGGGAAGGGCCGGCAGCCCTGCGGACGTAGCCAATATGGTTGCTTTCCTGGCTTCTGACGAGGCAAACTACATTACAGGCGAAGTAATCAACGTGGGCGGCGGTATGATTCTTTAA
- a CDS encoding FGGY-family carbohydrate kinase: protein MYMGLDIGTSGVKAALVDGQGNIIRQHQVSYGFSNTSGGWRELNPEEVRSGARACLAAAGGGYPVRTITVSALGEAVILCGGSGNCLCPGITGTDIRGAGLFPAFLEKVGEKEFIEITGLNPSTIYSVNKLMWLKQNCQDLYGRAVMVFTFQDFLIHTLAGVRAIDFSMASRTGLFDCNENSWSDRLLETSGIREGLLSEPVRGGTVVGKILPNEAFELNLPQDTLIVAGTHDHICNAIGCGAVKEGLCANTAGTTEGLTAILNEKNMIPGRAQRHHIACEPFAADGFFNTVAWENTSGVLLKWFASEFVREKGMDLKQVFSWLNGHMEPGPTGILVLPHFSGAATPHMDEHSRGAVLGLSLDTRRADLYKAMMEGINYELALIMDALLDAGIEVGQIISTGGSLSPQLLQIKADILGRNIHTVRNQQTGSLGGAMLGAVAFGEYDNLETAVAGMVRSGITYKPDRTAHELYAEYMNQYRRVYSAVRSVFE from the coding sequence TATCATATGGTTTTTCCAACACCTCAGGCGGCTGGAGGGAATTAAATCCGGAAGAGGTGCGCTCGGGAGCCAGGGCATGTTTGGCAGCGGCGGGCGGAGGATATCCGGTGAGGACAATCACGGTGTCTGCCCTTGGTGAGGCCGTCATACTCTGCGGCGGTTCGGGAAATTGCCTTTGCCCCGGCATTACGGGAACGGATATCAGAGGAGCTGGACTGTTTCCGGCCTTTCTGGAAAAAGTAGGGGAGAAGGAATTTATAGAGATAACCGGCCTTAATCCCAGTACCATTTACTCGGTCAACAAGCTGATGTGGCTCAAACAGAATTGCCAGGACTTGTATGGAAGGGCTGTCATGGTTTTTACCTTCCAGGATTTTCTGATTCACACCCTAGCCGGAGTCAGAGCCATTGACTTTTCCATGGCATCCAGAACAGGCCTCTTTGACTGCAATGAAAACAGCTGGTCGGACAGGCTTCTGGAAACATCGGGAATCCGGGAAGGGCTTTTGTCGGAGCCAGTAAGGGGCGGAACGGTTGTGGGAAAAATCCTTCCGAATGAGGCATTCGAACTCAATCTTCCCCAAGATACCCTGATTGTGGCCGGAACCCATGATCATATCTGCAATGCCATTGGTTGCGGAGCCGTAAAAGAGGGATTGTGTGCCAATACCGCAGGGACCACAGAAGGGCTTACGGCAATTTTGAACGAAAAAAACATGATTCCCGGAAGGGCACAAAGACATCATATTGCCTGTGAACCTTTTGCCGCAGACGGCTTTTTCAATACAGTTGCATGGGAAAATACTTCCGGTGTTCTGCTTAAATGGTTTGCTTCTGAGTTTGTAAGGGAAAAGGGAATGGATTTAAAACAGGTCTTTTCGTGGCTTAACGGGCATATGGAGCCAGGCCCAACCGGAATCCTGGTGCTTCCTCATTTTTCGGGAGCAGCAACACCTCATATGGATGAGCATTCGAGGGGAGCGGTTTTGGGATTATCACTGGACACCCGGAGAGCGGATTTATACAAAGCCATGATGGAAGGAATCAATTATGAGCTGGCCCTGATTATGGATGCCCTACTGGATGCAGGCATTGAGGTTGGGCAAATCATATCAACGGGAGGCTCACTATCGCCCCAGCTTCTGCAGATAAAAGCGGATATCCTTGGCAGGAACATCCATACGGTCAGAAACCAGCAGACTGGCTCACTGGGAGGAGCAATGCTGGGAGCCGTGGCATTTGGGGAATACGATAATTTGGAAACAGCTGTAGCCGGAATGGTGCGCTCCGGAATCACCTATAAGCCTGACAGAACAGCCCATGAATTGTATGCAGAATATATGAATCAGTACAGACGCGTTTATTCTGCCGTCAGGTCGGTCTTTGAATGA
- a CDS encoding thiolase family protein yields MENLKEVVIVSGVRLPVGSFGGSLKDISAIDMGAMVVKEAVKRAGIEPSDVDETIVGQVGQIAECGFVARAVSLKAGLPETTCAYSVNRQCGSGLQAIADAVMEIQTGFADVVVAAGTENISQLPYYVKDARWGARMGHKVFEDGVIDILTWPLGPYHNGVTAENVAEKYNVTRQEQDQYALESHLRAAAAIEAGKFKDEILPVELKDRKGNITVFDTDEGPRASQTIEKLERLKPCFVKDGTVTAGNSSSLNDGAAAVVVMSREKADTLGVKPLLTIKGCTVAGNDGAVMGYAPKLSSEKLAAKLGLDLKAIDMFEINEAFASQAFAVRRDLGLDPEKVNIYGGGISIGHPIGATGVILAVKVLYELQRTDKKDAMVSMCIGGGQGISMYFTKD; encoded by the coding sequence ATGGAGAATTTAAAAGAAGTAGTAATTGTCAGCGGAGTCCGGCTTCCCGTCGGCTCTTTCGGCGGAAGCCTCAAGGATATTTCCGCCATTGATATGGGCGCCATGGTTGTAAAAGAGGCCGTGAAGCGTGCCGGTATAGAGCCCTCTGATGTAGATGAGACTATTGTGGGCCAGGTGGGCCAGATTGCGGAATGCGGTTTTGTAGCCAGAGCCGTCAGCCTGAAGGCCGGACTTCCCGAAACAACATGCGCCTATTCCGTCAACCGCCAGTGCGGCTCAGGCCTTCAGGCCATTGCCGACGCAGTGATGGAGATACAGACAGGGTTTGCAGACGTGGTGGTTGCTGCGGGCACCGAGAACATTTCCCAGCTCCCCTACTATGTGAAGGACGCCCGCTGGGGTGCCAGGATGGGACACAAGGTGTTTGAGGACGGCGTCATTGATATATTGACCTGGCCCTTAGGCCCCTACCACAATGGCGTGACAGCTGAAAATGTAGCAGAAAAATACAATGTGACCCGCCAGGAGCAGGACCAGTATGCCCTGGAAAGCCACCTGAGGGCAGCGGCAGCCATCGAAGCCGGTAAGTTCAAAGACGAAATCCTCCCGGTGGAATTAAAGGACAGAAAAGGAAACATCACTGTCTTTGACACTGACGAAGGCCCCAGAGCCAGCCAGACCATAGAAAAGCTGGAGCGCTTAAAACCATGTTTTGTGAAGGACGGAACCGTGACTGCGGGCAATTCCTCCAGTCTGAACGACGGCGCTGCCGCTGTGGTTGTCATGTCCAGGGAAAAGGCAGACACCCTGGGCGTCAAGCCTCTCCTTACCATTAAGGGCTGCACGGTTGCCGGCAACGACGGAGCCGTCATGGGATACGCTCCCAAGCTCTCCAGTGAAAAGCTGGCAGCGAAACTGGGATTGGACCTTAAGGCCATTGATATGTTTGAAATCAACGAGGCTTTTGCAAGCCAGGCCTTTGCCGTACGGCGCGACCTGGGACTGGACCCCGAAAAAGTAAATATTTACGGCGGAGGAATCTCCATCGGCCATCCCATCGGAGCAACCGGTGTTATCCTGGCCGTGAAGGTACTTTATGAACTGCAGCGGACCGATAAAAAGGACGCCATGGTAAGCATGTGTATTGGCGGCGGGCAGGGAATCTCCATGTACTTTACAAAAGACTGA